The following are encoded in a window of Halosolutus halophilus genomic DNA:
- a CDS encoding PQQ-binding-like beta-propeller repeat protein yields the protein MPSRRKLLLGIGATSTAAVAGCLGSRTDEPGTDDDYGWTTVGADLRNSRTISDGAAPRDDPDVEWRVDLESGMATGEPIVTDDTVLVNTGRDVVAFDRETRERRWSIDPENDVYSYGGSPTVFDGTAYVPERRVLAARDLETGEDDWTFELERIISESSLTVTDTDDGRVYVAGGNAVHALDAESGKELWEQELLGIAQYAIAKYADWLFVATGGGELYRINRWEGRVEWRRTIEAGISSAPIVLTSDDRRVGHGVAVAGGDGSVIYFDISGKREWRTELRAFGNDGLAIGHRTVLARSGSTLYALDANDGGNLWRADIGRSSRNPPIVVGDTVYVGGDRLRAFDVGGGYGIRSLRVGGQRFEREETGDVDYVTAADGKLFVTTDVGRFEGDDTAELLVLS from the coding sequence ATGCCCTCCAGGCGAAAACTTCTCCTCGGCATCGGTGCCACGAGCACCGCGGCAGTCGCCGGCTGTCTCGGCAGTCGTACCGACGAGCCGGGAACCGACGACGACTACGGGTGGACGACCGTCGGTGCCGACCTCCGGAACTCGAGAACCATCTCCGACGGCGCGGCACCGCGAGACGATCCGGACGTCGAGTGGCGGGTCGACCTCGAGTCCGGCATGGCGACCGGCGAACCGATCGTGACCGACGACACCGTCCTCGTGAACACGGGACGCGACGTCGTCGCGTTCGACAGGGAGACCAGAGAGCGACGCTGGTCGATCGACCCCGAGAACGACGTCTACTCCTACGGCGGTTCACCGACGGTGTTCGACGGCACGGCCTACGTCCCCGAACGTCGGGTGCTGGCGGCTCGAGACCTCGAGACGGGCGAAGACGACTGGACGTTCGAACTCGAGCGGATCATCAGCGAGAGTTCCCTCACGGTAACGGACACGGACGACGGTCGGGTGTACGTGGCTGGCGGCAACGCCGTCCACGCGCTCGACGCGGAGAGCGGCAAGGAACTGTGGGAACAGGAATTGCTCGGGATCGCACAGTACGCGATCGCGAAGTACGCCGACTGGCTGTTCGTCGCGACCGGGGGCGGCGAACTGTACCGAATCAACCGGTGGGAGGGTCGAGTCGAGTGGCGACGGACGATCGAGGCGGGCATCTCGAGTGCGCCGATCGTCCTCACTTCCGACGACCGCCGGGTCGGACACGGCGTCGCAGTCGCGGGCGGTGACGGCTCGGTCATCTACTTCGATATCAGTGGCAAACGCGAGTGGCGGACGGAGCTCCGCGCGTTCGGAAACGACGGGCTCGCGATCGGCCACCGGACCGTCCTCGCTCGGTCGGGTTCAACGCTGTACGCGCTCGACGCGAACGACGGGGGCAATCTCTGGCGTGCCGATATCGGACGCAGTTCCCGAAACCCGCCGATCGTCGTCGGCGACACGGTGTACGTCGGCGGGGATCGACTCCGGGCGTTCGACGTCGGTGGCGGATACGGCATTCGCTCGCTCCGGGTCGGTGGCCAGCGATTCGAGCGCGAGGAGACGGGCGACGTCGACTACGTCACCGCGGCCGACGGGAAGCTGTTCGTGACGACGGACGTCGGCCGGTTCGAGGGCGACGACACCGCGGAGTTGCTCGTTCTCTCGTAG
- a CDS encoding ABC transporter permease — protein MTGDPTRIDGDDSASSEPTPDGGYEAETGTEAAIATGLAAESGRWYRQLFVVAETEYRLAIRSRWAIALTAIFAAFALGLTTFSGSAVSPQGFERVVASLAVLAVYLVPLVAFAFSYDAVVGREESGWLQTLFALPVSRSWVVLGTLLGRATVLASATIVGFGVAGGFLLLEYGLAGFDAYVGFLLGTVGLGLAVLAIGVLLSTIAREKTHALGIALLAWAWFVLVHDLLGLGLVAAFGLSETAVSAMVVANPTAVFRALVLGALGAGGEAGFAAVIASSGLSTGVLVAALLAWIVVPTALATIAVRRRRL, from the coding sequence GTGACTGGCGACCCGACCCGGATCGACGGCGACGACAGCGCGTCGTCCGAACCGACGCCCGACGGCGGCTACGAGGCCGAAACCGGGACCGAGGCTGCGATCGCGACCGGTCTCGCCGCCGAGTCCGGGCGCTGGTACCGGCAACTGTTCGTCGTCGCCGAGACGGAGTATCGGCTGGCGATCCGGAGCCGGTGGGCGATCGCGCTCACCGCGATCTTCGCCGCGTTCGCGCTCGGGTTGACGACCTTCAGCGGCTCCGCGGTGAGTCCTCAGGGGTTCGAGCGAGTCGTCGCGAGCCTCGCCGTGCTCGCTGTCTACCTCGTGCCGCTGGTCGCGTTCGCGTTCAGCTACGACGCCGTGGTCGGCCGGGAGGAGAGCGGCTGGCTCCAGACGCTGTTCGCGCTGCCAGTCTCGCGATCGTGGGTCGTCCTCGGGACGCTCCTCGGGCGGGCGACCGTGCTCGCGAGCGCGACGATCGTCGGGTTCGGCGTCGCCGGCGGGTTCCTCCTGCTCGAGTACGGTCTCGCCGGCTTCGACGCCTACGTCGGCTTCCTGCTCGGGACCGTCGGACTCGGGCTGGCCGTCCTCGCGATCGGCGTCCTGCTGTCGACGATCGCTCGCGAGAAGACCCACGCGCTCGGGATCGCCCTGCTGGCGTGGGCGTGGTTCGTCCTCGTTCACGACCTGCTCGGGCTCGGCCTGGTCGCCGCGTTCGGTCTCTCGGAGACGGCGGTCTCGGCGATGGTGGTGGCAAACCCCACCGCGGTCTTCCGGGCGCTCGTCCTCGGCGCACTCGGTGCCGGCGGAGAGGCCGGCTTCGCCGCCGTGATCGCGTCGTCCGGCCTCTCGACGGGCGTGCTCGTCGCGGCACTGCTCGCCTGGATCGTGGTTCCGACCGCACTCGCGACGATCGCGGTCCGGAGGCGACGACTATGA
- a CDS encoding cysteine hydrolase family protein, producing MHLEPDTTAVVVVDMQNGFCHPDGSLYAPGSEAVIEPIATLVDRAREAGIRIVFTRDVHPPDQFEDTHYYDEFDRWGEHVVEGSWEAEIVDELPVEEGDHVIEKHTYDAFQKTEFEGWLNARGIKDLVFTGTLANVCVLHSAGSAGLRDFRPLLVEDCIGAIEDEHHEYALEHADFLFGEVVRSDDLTFGSETE from the coding sequence ATGCACCTCGAGCCAGACACCACCGCGGTCGTCGTGGTCGACATGCAGAACGGATTCTGTCACCCCGACGGCTCGCTGTACGCACCGGGCAGCGAGGCAGTCATCGAACCGATCGCGACGCTCGTCGATCGAGCCCGCGAGGCCGGCATCCGGATCGTCTTCACGCGGGACGTCCACCCGCCCGACCAGTTCGAGGACACCCACTACTACGACGAGTTCGATCGCTGGGGCGAGCACGTCGTCGAGGGCTCCTGGGAGGCCGAAATCGTCGACGAACTGCCGGTCGAGGAGGGAGACCACGTTATCGAGAAACACACCTACGACGCCTTCCAGAAGACGGAGTTCGAGGGGTGGCTGAACGCCCGCGGCATCAAAGACCTCGTGTTCACCGGGACCCTCGCGAACGTCTGCGTCCTGCACTCCGCCGGCAGCGCGGGGCTGCGGGACTTCCGGCCGCTCCTGGTCGAAGACTGCATCGGCGCGATCGAGGACGAGCACCACGAGTACGCGCTCGAACACGCCGACTTCCTGTTCGGCGAGGTCGTCCGGAGCGACGACCTGACGTTCGGGTCCGAGACGGAGTGA
- a CDS encoding Hvo_1808 family surface protein, producing MRSTRVPLLVALVVLSLCAVPLSAAGSGGSPSVATAAGIDTAPSSVTAVDDRTGSAGATAPIDRAAATSIQERDDDPSTEDTIGYVEGYWYDDELPVDDREGATVEDDELDAVVYRAMARVEVIRERTFEEEVSVEIQSRSEYQAEQDGLFVDLGPTERLQENVNYEALFMVDSETNAVDEAKTLYGGAVEGYYEPRTDRIVIVSNTPDEPELNEVILGHELVHALQDQHFDLTSYDRETIDGSNAENGLIEGDAVAVERAYDQRCGTEWECVLPAGGTREVPEEVNWGLYFTIYLPYADGPDYIDHLRDRGGWDAVDDAYDEPPASTAEVIHPGEEREPADIDVADQSSEDWTQLEIDGEPATETVGEAGMASMFADGALDRNRPSVVSMEEFIGSSLGDREEIHYDQPYTDGWAGDELVTYVDSADETDDPVAAAAAAGYVWRTEWQSDEDAQQFVDGYLQLLDINGADAVDDRRDTYEIEDDFSGAYYLEKDGATVTIVHAPSVDALDEVEQGAAPEGDDRLETDGDDGTAEASAESDTIPGFGVSVAVVSLVLGALTVRHGRRR from the coding sequence ATGAGATCGACGCGTGTCCCGCTGCTCGTCGCCCTGGTCGTGCTGTCACTGTGTGCCGTTCCGCTGTCGGCGGCCGGGAGTGGTGGCTCGCCGTCGGTGGCGACTGCTGCCGGGATCGATACCGCGCCGTCGTCGGTGACCGCCGTCGACGACCGCACCGGGAGCGCCGGCGCGACCGCGCCGATCGATCGGGCCGCGGCGACGTCGATCCAGGAACGCGACGACGATCCCTCGACCGAGGACACGATCGGCTACGTCGAGGGCTACTGGTACGACGACGAGTTGCCCGTCGACGACCGCGAGGGTGCCACGGTCGAGGACGACGAACTCGATGCGGTCGTCTACCGGGCGATGGCTCGCGTCGAGGTGATCCGGGAGCGGACGTTCGAGGAGGAAGTCTCGGTCGAGATCCAGTCCCGCTCGGAGTACCAGGCCGAACAGGACGGTCTCTTCGTCGATCTCGGTCCGACCGAACGCCTGCAGGAGAACGTCAATTACGAGGCGCTGTTCATGGTCGACAGCGAGACGAACGCGGTCGACGAAGCGAAGACGCTGTACGGTGGCGCGGTCGAGGGCTACTACGAGCCACGGACCGACCGGATCGTCATCGTCTCGAACACCCCCGACGAACCCGAACTGAACGAAGTGATTCTCGGACACGAACTGGTCCACGCCCTGCAGGACCAGCACTTCGACCTGACGAGCTACGATCGGGAGACGATCGACGGGAGCAATGCCGAGAACGGCCTCATCGAGGGTGACGCCGTCGCCGTCGAGCGGGCGTACGACCAGCGATGTGGCACCGAGTGGGAGTGCGTGCTGCCCGCCGGCGGGACGCGCGAAGTCCCCGAGGAAGTCAACTGGGGCCTCTACTTCACAATCTATCTGCCGTACGCCGACGGTCCCGACTACATCGACCACCTGCGCGACCGGGGCGGCTGGGACGCAGTCGACGACGCTTACGACGAGCCGCCGGCCAGCACGGCCGAGGTGATCCACCCCGGTGAGGAACGCGAACCCGCCGATATCGACGTCGCTGACCAGTCGAGCGAGGACTGGACGCAACTCGAGATCGACGGCGAACCGGCCACCGAAACCGTCGGCGAGGCCGGGATGGCCTCGATGTTCGCCGACGGTGCGCTCGACCGAAACCGGCCATCGGTCGTTTCGATGGAGGAGTTCATCGGATCGAGTCTGGGCGATCGCGAGGAGATTCACTACGACCAGCCCTACACCGACGGCTGGGCCGGCGACGAACTGGTGACGTACGTCGACAGCGCGGACGAGACCGACGATCCGGTCGCCGCGGCCGCCGCCGCCGGCTACGTCTGGCGGACCGAGTGGCAGTCGGACGAGGACGCCCAGCAGTTCGTCGACGGCTACCTGCAGTTGCTCGACATCAACGGGGCCGACGCCGTCGACGACAGACGGGACACCTACGAGATCGAGGACGACTTCTCCGGTGCCTACTACCTCGAGAAAGACGGCGCGACGGTGACGATCGTCCACGCGCCGTCGGTCGACGCGCTCGACGAGGTGGAGCAGGGTGCCGCACCCGAGGGCGACGACCGACTCGAGACCGACGGCGACGACGGGACCGCCGAGGCCAGCGCCGAGAGCGACACGATCCCCGGCTTCGGCGTCTCGGTCGCCGTCGTGTCGCTGGTGCTCGGCGCCCTGACGGTCCGGCACGGTCGACGTCGGTAA
- a CDS encoding Hvo_1808 family surface protein, with product MGRARLFAIVALVTLSGCTLPGTPQQFDPNRELGHVRGYAHDDTFAFDGNEALTERQLEAVKYRSMARIEVVRGLRFDRDVELEVIGRDEYREQREGSEPASQFDNELWRGAFVVDGETDVHDALDDLYGDSVQGYYVNDRIVIVTDDPDEIRIDRRTLVHELVHALQDQHFGLERSGETVDERRAELGLIEGEANYVPHLYDERCGEEWQCLADRERASSEPRSFNLGLFLSIYAPYSEGPPFVAHLHETGGWDRVDRAHDARPASTSQLLSPETYPDVEPADVAIEDRSSGDWDPVTDEDGEIEADTIGEATLFATLWANGVVDRSSLTAGATALSPYNYSAPATDGWTGDTFRVYADGNDRTGHVWSLAWESEADAEAFADAYRDLLAANGARQVDDGVYRIDDGDPFAGAYRATVTGERVTIVGAPTVPELDEIHADGTASNETRAEIGATTASIAPATASSRSATAPSAIGA from the coding sequence ATGGGTCGGGCCAGACTCTTCGCGATCGTCGCACTCGTCACCCTGTCGGGGTGTACGCTGCCCGGCACGCCACAGCAGTTCGATCCTAACCGGGAACTCGGCCACGTCAGGGGGTACGCCCACGACGACACCTTCGCGTTCGACGGGAACGAGGCGCTCACCGAGCGCCAGCTCGAGGCGGTCAAGTACCGGTCGATGGCCCGGATCGAGGTCGTCCGCGGGCTCAGGTTCGACCGCGACGTCGAACTCGAGGTGATCGGCAGGGACGAGTACCGCGAGCAACGCGAGGGAAGCGAACCGGCCTCGCAGTTCGACAACGAACTCTGGCGCGGTGCGTTCGTCGTCGACGGCGAGACCGACGTCCACGACGCGCTCGACGACCTCTACGGCGATTCCGTCCAGGGCTACTACGTGAACGATCGGATCGTGATCGTCACCGACGACCCGGACGAGATCCGGATCGATCGGCGGACGCTGGTCCACGAACTCGTCCACGCGCTACAGGATCAGCACTTCGGACTCGAACGGTCGGGCGAGACCGTCGACGAACGCCGGGCGGAACTCGGCCTGATCGAGGGCGAGGCGAACTACGTGCCGCACCTGTACGACGAGCGCTGCGGCGAGGAGTGGCAGTGTCTGGCCGACCGCGAGCGAGCCTCGTCCGAGCCCCGTTCGTTCAACCTCGGCCTCTTCCTCTCGATCTACGCGCCGTACTCCGAAGGACCGCCGTTCGTCGCCCACCTCCACGAAACCGGCGGCTGGGACCGGGTCGATCGCGCCCACGACGCGCGACCGGCGAGCACGAGCCAGTTGCTCTCCCCCGAGACCTATCCGGACGTCGAACCGGCCGACGTGGCGATCGAGGACCGATCGAGCGGCGACTGGGACCCCGTGACGGACGAGGACGGCGAGATCGAGGCGGACACGATCGGCGAGGCGACCCTGTTCGCGACGCTGTGGGCCAACGGGGTCGTCGATCGCTCGTCGCTCACCGCGGGGGCGACCGCCCTGTCGCCGTACAACTACTCCGCGCCCGCGACCGACGGGTGGACGGGCGACACGTTCCGCGTCTACGCGGACGGGAACGATCGGACTGGCCACGTCTGGTCGCTGGCGTGGGAGAGCGAGGCGGACGCCGAGGCGTTCGCCGACGCCTACCGCGACCTGCTCGCGGCCAACGGTGCCAGGCAGGTCGACGACGGCGTCTACCGGATCGACGACGGCGACCCCTTCGCCGGTGCCTACCGCGCGACCGTCACGGGCGAGCGGGTCACGATCGTCGGCGCACCGACCGTCCCCGAACTCGACGAGATCCACGCCGACGGCACCGCGTCGAACGAGACCCGCGCGGAGATCGGCGCGACGACGGCGTCGATCGCGCCCGCGACGGCCAGCAGTAGATCGGCGACTGCGCCGTCCGCGATCGGCGCGTAG
- a CDS encoding TIGR00296 family protein produces the protein MSQRQGVDLSFEDGARAVELARESVESYVEHGQREQPGSMREAFYERTGAFVRLESTRGRGSLRGCAGGYRSGEQLGHVIVDAAIEAASGDSCGSEVSPSELPNLTVSVCAVRNVVLTDDPLADLDLGTHGVAVDGGGKSGWLYPTVPVENGWSAREYLDRTCRKAGLPPSAWQDDDVVVTLFEGQVFREREPDGSVEQV, from the coding sequence ATGTCCCAGCGACAGGGCGTCGACCTCTCCTTCGAGGACGGCGCGCGCGCCGTCGAGCTTGCGCGCGAGTCCGTCGAATCCTACGTAGAACACGGGCAACGAGAACAACCGGGCAGCATGCGCGAAGCCTTCTACGAGCGCACCGGTGCGTTCGTGCGCCTCGAATCGACCCGCGGCCGCGGCAGCCTGCGCGGCTGCGCCGGCGGCTATCGATCGGGTGAACAGCTCGGACACGTGATCGTCGACGCGGCGATCGAGGCCGCGAGCGGGGATTCGTGTGGCTCGGAAGTCAGTCCCTCGGAGCTCCCGAACCTCACCGTCTCCGTCTGTGCGGTCAGGAACGTCGTCCTGACGGACGATCCGCTGGCGGACCTCGACCTCGGCACCCACGGGGTCGCCGTCGACGGCGGCGGCAAGAGCGGCTGGCTCTACCCGACCGTCCCGGTCGAGAACGGCTGGAGCGCCCGCGAATACCTCGATCGAACCTGCCGAAAGGCGGGCCTCCCGCCGTCCGCCTGGCAGGACGACGACGTGGTCGTCACGCTGTTCGAAGGACAGGTGTTCCGCGAGCGCGAACCCGACGGGAGCGTCGAGCAGGTCTAG
- a CDS encoding nicotinate phosphoribosyltransferase, whose product MSNPFGTVTPDAILEGTATDAYFERTRSTLEHAGTNPHVVAEVTADQFPTGAFQVLTGVEDVATLFEGRDVDIDALPDGQLFDGGPVMRIEGPYLGFAELETSLLGLLSQPSGFATAALEARLAAPDSLVLSFGARHVHPSISSIVERAALLAGLDGFSHVAAGEILDRDPGGTMPHALMFCFGEGNQADAWRAFDEAVPEETPRIALVDTFWDEVSESLLAAETLGDDLDGVRIDTTSSRRGDFRHIIREVRWELDARGHEDVDIFCSGGLGPEQLRNLRDVADGFGVGGHVTDRDPIDFSLDIVEIEGEPISKRGKLSGVKEVYRTPDGGHHVALADQEGPEDGESLLEPLVRDGEVVREFDLDEASDRCLADAEAVGFGG is encoded by the coding sequence ATGTCGAATCCGTTCGGAACCGTCACGCCAGACGCTATTCTCGAGGGGACTGCGACGGACGCCTACTTCGAGCGCACCCGATCGACGCTCGAACACGCGGGGACGAACCCCCACGTCGTCGCGGAGGTGACCGCTGACCAGTTCCCGACCGGCGCGTTCCAGGTCCTGACCGGGGTCGAGGACGTCGCCACCCTCTTCGAGGGCCGGGACGTCGATATCGACGCCCTGCCCGACGGGCAACTGTTCGACGGCGGCCCCGTGATGCGGATCGAGGGGCCGTACCTCGGGTTCGCCGAACTCGAGACGTCGCTGCTCGGACTGCTGTCCCAGCCCAGCGGCTTCGCGACCGCGGCGCTCGAGGCCCGCCTGGCCGCGCCCGACTCGCTCGTGCTCTCGTTCGGTGCCCGCCACGTCCACCCGTCGATCTCCTCGATCGTCGAACGCGCCGCACTGCTCGCCGGACTGGACGGCTTCTCGCACGTCGCGGCGGGCGAGATTCTCGATCGCGACCCGGGCGGGACGATGCCGCACGCGCTCATGTTCTGCTTCGGCGAGGGGAACCAGGCCGACGCGTGGCGGGCGTTCGACGAGGCCGTTCCCGAGGAGACCCCGCGGATCGCGCTGGTCGACACGTTCTGGGACGAGGTCAGCGAGAGCTTGCTGGCCGCCGAGACGCTTGGCGACGATCTGGACGGCGTCCGCATCGACACCACGAGTTCGCGCCGCGGCGACTTCCGGCACATCATCCGCGAGGTGCGCTGGGAACTCGACGCCCGCGGCCACGAGGACGTCGACATCTTCTGCAGCGGCGGACTCGGCCCCGAACAGCTCCGCAACTTGCGGGACGTGGCCGACGGCTTCGGCGTCGGCGGCCACGTCACCGATCGCGACCCGATCGACTTCAGCCTCGACATCGTCGAAATCGAGGGCGAACCGATCTCGAAGCGCGGCAAACTCTCCGGCGTGAAAGAGGTCTACCGCACCCCCGACGGCGGCCATCACGTCGCCCTGGCCGATCAGGAGGGGCCCGAGGACGGCGAATCGCTCCTCGAACCGCTCGTTCGGGACGGCGAGGTCGTCCGCGAGTTCGACCTCGACGAGGCGAGCGATCGGTGTCTGGCCGACGCCGAGGCGGTCGGGTTCGGCGGGTAG
- a CDS encoding nitrous oxide reductase accessory protein NosL — MTRRDRTHDCAPGHSGEGAGNARYSRRRVLTGTGAVAAAGLVGCLGADDGGHESPAGPIALTDGQSCDVCGMTIADHYGPAGQLFYADGKPEDRDGPARFDSVGELLTFHAERVARGWELRDAFVTDYSSVEYALTKRDGVIYISSHVEVGAFADATTLDYVVDSGVEGAMGDAIVPFADRGDAEAFVTVHDGEIRGWDDLL, encoded by the coding sequence ATGACCCGACGCGATCGCACGCACGACTGCGCTCCCGGCCACTCCGGCGAAGGGGCCGGGAACGCACGCTACTCGCGTCGTCGCGTACTGACCGGCACCGGGGCCGTCGCCGCAGCTGGACTGGTGGGCTGTCTCGGAGCCGACGACGGAGGCCACGAGTCGCCCGCCGGGCCGATCGCCCTGACCGACGGCCAGTCGTGTGACGTCTGCGGGATGACGATCGCGGACCACTACGGGCCCGCGGGACAACTCTTCTACGCCGACGGGAAGCCCGAGGACCGCGACGGGCCGGCCCGATTCGACAGCGTCGGCGAACTGCTCACGTTCCACGCCGAGCGCGTCGCCCGCGGCTGGGAGCTTCGCGACGCGTTCGTCACCGACTACTCGAGCGTCGAGTACGCCCTCACGAAACGGGACGGCGTGATCTACATCTCGAGTCACGTCGAGGTCGGCGCGTTCGCGGACGCGACGACCCTCGACTACGTCGTCGACAGCGGCGTCGAGGGGGCCATGGGCGACGCGATCGTTCCGTTCGCCGATCGGGGCGACGCCGAGGCGTTCGTCACCGTCCACGACGGCGAGATCCGGGGCTGGGACGACCTGCTGTGA